One window from the genome of Malus domestica chromosome 01, GDT2T_hap1 encodes:
- the LOC139189144 gene encoding probable LRR receptor-like serine/threonine-protein kinase At1g05700, translated as MNTLRSFPNQNQQNCYVLPYNAPTQRYLIRAGFYYGDYDGLSRPPPFDLCINGRKWSTVKASMAEGPLYHEAMYVNQGSGSLNVCVVQFEKGMVPFVSSIEAVPIYVLTGPLYPKMKTSYAYDLISPVNLGGNEVRLIFHQPSS; from the exons ATGAACACCCTCCGATCATTCCCTAACCAAAACCAGCAAAATTGTTATGTTTTGCCTTACAATGCACCTACTCAGCGGTACTTGATCAGGGCGGGCTTCTACTACGGAGACTATGATGGTCTCTCCCGCCCTCCGCCGTTTGATCTTTGTATCAACGGCCGAAAGTGGTCAACGGTCAAAGCATCAATGGCGGAAGGGCCATTGTACCATGAAGCCATGTATGTGAATCAAGGGTCAGGATCACTAAATGTGTGTGTTGTGCAGTTTGAGAAGGGAATGGTTCCCTTTGTATCTTCAATAGAAGCTGTTCCAATATATGTTCTAACTGGTCCATTGTACCCTAAGATGAAGACCAGTTACGCTTATGATCTAATATCTCCGGTTAATCTTGGTGGCAATGAAGTAAG ATTAATCTTCCATCAGCCCTCATCTTAA
- the LOC103433655 gene encoding chalcone--flavanone isomerase isoform X4, whose amino-acid sequence MAPTPSLAGLQVETTAFPPSVKPPGSSNTLFLGGAGVRGLEIQGNFVKFTAIGVYLEENAVPLLAVKWKGKTAEELTESVEFFRDIVTGPFEKFIQVTTILPLTGQQYSDKVSENCVAFWKSIGIYTDAEGKAIEKFLEVFKDQNFPPGASILFTQSPKGSLTISFSRDASVPEAANTVIENKLLSEAVLESIVGKHGVSPAAKQSLAARLSELLNGCKESYRAEAGNEKVEA is encoded by the exons ATGGCTCCAACGCCATCGCTCGCCGGACTCCAGGTCGAGACGACTGCGTTTCCACCGTCCGTCAAACCTCCGGGCTCCTCCAACACTCTGTTCCTCGGAGGCGCAG GGGTGAGGGGGCTGGAGATTCAGGGGAACTTCGTGAAGTTCACGGCGATCGGAGTGTACTTGGAGGAAAACGCCGTGCCTCTGCTCGCCGTTAAGTGGAAGGGTAAGACGGCCGAGGAGTTGACGGAGTCCGTTGAGTTCTTCAGGGACATCGTTACAG GTCCGTTTGAGAAATTCATTCAAGTGACAACGATACTGCCACTCACAGGCCAGCAATACTCTGACAAAGTTTCGGAGAATTGCGTTGCCTTTTGGAAGTCAATCGGAATTTACACTGATGCAGAAGGCAAAGCCATTGAAAAGTTCCTTGAGGTCTTCAAAGATCAAAACTTCCCACCCGGCGCCTCCATTCTTTTCACGCAATCTCCCAAAGGATCACTAACG ATTAGCTTCTCTAGAGATGCATCTGTACCTGAAGCTGCAAACACGGTGATAgaaaacaaactactttccgaGGCAGTTCTAGAGTCGATCGTTGGAAAGCACGGTGTTTCTCCTGCAGCAAAGCAAAGTTTGGCCGCGAGGTTATCTGAATTGTTGAATGGGTGCAAGGAATCTTATCGTGCTGAAGCCGGAAATGAAAAAGTGGAGGCATGA
- the LOC103433655 gene encoding chalcone--flavanone isomerase 2 isoform X1, with protein sequence MAPTPSLAGLQVETTAFPPSVKPPGSPNTLFLGGAGVRGLEIQGNFVKFTAIGVYLEENAVPLLAVKWKGKTAEELTESVEFFRDIVTGPFEKFIQVTTILPLTGQQYSDKVSENCVAFWKSIGIYTDAEGKAIEKFLEVFKDQNFPPGASILFTQSPKGSLTISFSRDASVPEAANTVIENKLLSEAVLESIVGKHGVSPAAKQSLAERLSKLLNGCNESKDAKAGNEKDCQIAPPPSLAGLQVETTAFPPSVKPPGSSNTLFLGGAGVRGLEIQGNFVKFTAIGVYLEDNAVPQLAVKWKGKTAEELMESVEFFRDIVTGPFEKFIQVTTILPLTGQQYSDKVSENCVVFWKSVGIYTDAEGKAIEKFLEVFKDQNFPPGASILFTQSPKGSLTISFSRNASVAEAANAVIENKLLSEAVLESIVGKHGVSPAAKQSLAARLSELLNGCKESNGAEAGNEKVEA encoded by the exons ATGGCTCCAACGCCATCGCTCGCCGGACTCCAGGTCGAGACGACTGCGTTTCCACCGTCCGTCAAACCTCCGGGCTCCCCCAACACTCTGTTCCTCGGCGGCGCAG GGGTGAGGGGGCTGGAGATTCAGGGGAACTTCGTGAAGTTCACGGCGATCGGAGTGTACTTGGAGGAAAACGCCGTGCCTCTGCTCGCCGTTAAGTGGAAGGGTAAGACGGCCGAGGAGTTGACGGAGTCCGTTGAGTTCTTCAGGGACATTGTTACAG GTCCGTTTGAGAAATTCATTCAAGTGACAACAATACTGCCACTGACAGGCCAGCAATACTCTGACAAAGTTTCGGAGAATTGCGTTGCCTTTTGGAAGTCAATCGGAATTTACACTGATGCAGAAGGCAAAGCCATTGAAAAGTTCCTTGAGGTCTTCAAAGATCAAAACTTCCCACCCGGCGCCTCCATTCTTTTCACGCAATCTCCCAAAGGATCACTAACG ATTAGCTTCTCTAGAGATGCATCCGTACCTGAAGCTGCAAACACGGTGATAgaaaacaaactactttccgaGGCAGTTCTAGAGTCGATCGTTGGAAAGCACGGTGTTTCCCCTGCAGCAAAGCAAAGTTTGGCCGAAAGGTTATCCAAATTGTTGAACGGGTGTAATGAATCTAAAGATGCCAAAGCCGGAAATGAGAAAGATTGTCAAATAGCTCCACCACCGTCGCTCGCCGGACTTCAGGTCGAAACGACTGCGTTTCCACCGTCCGTCAAACCTCCGGGCTCCTCCAACACTCTGTTCCTCGGCGGCGCAG GGGTGAGGGGGCTGGAGATTCAGGGGAACTTCGTGAAGTTCACGGCAATCGGAGTGTACTTGGAGGATAACGCCGTGCCTCAGCTCGCCGTTAAGTGGAAGGGTAAGACAGCCGAGGAGTTGATGGAGTCCGTTGAGTTCTTCAGGGACATCGTTACAG GTCCGTTTGAGAAATTCATTCAAGTGACAACGATATTGCCACTGACAGGCCAGCAATACTCTGACAAAGTTTCGGAGAATTGCGTTGTCTTTTGGAAGTCAGTCGGAATTTACACTGATGCAGAAGGCAAAGCCATTGAAAAGTTCCTTGAGGTCTTCAAAGATCAAAATTTCCCACCCGGTGCTTCCATTCTTTTCACACAATCTCCCAAAGGATCACTAACG ATTAGCTTCTCTAGAAATGCATCCGTAGCTGAAGCTGCAAATGCGGTGATAgaaaacaaactactttccgaGGCAGTTCTAGAGTCGATCGTTGGAAAGCACGGTGTTTCTCCTGCAGCAAAGCAAAGTTTGGCCGCGAGGTTATCCGAATTGTTGAATGGGTGCAAGGAATCTAATGGTGCTGAAGCCGGAAATGAAAAAGTGGAGGCATGA
- the LOC103433655 gene encoding chalcone--flavanone isomerase isoform X3 has translation MAPTPSLAGLQVETTAFPPSVKPPGSPNTLFLGGAGVRGLEIQGNFVKFTAIGVYLEENAVPLLAVKWKGKTAEELTESVEFFRDIVTGPFEKFIQVTTILPLTGQQYSDKVSENCVAFWKSIGIYTDAEGKAIEKFLEVFKDQNFPPGASILFTQSPKGSLTISFSRDASVPEAANTVIENKLLSEAVLESIVGKHGVSPAAKQSLAERLSKLLNGCNESKDAKAGNEKDCQIAPPPSLAGLQVETTAFPPSVKPPGSSNTLFLGGAGVRGLEIQGNFVKFTAIGVYLEDNAVPQLAVKWKGKTAEELMESVEFFRDIVTV, from the exons ATGGCTCCAACGCCATCGCTCGCCGGACTCCAGGTCGAGACGACTGCGTTTCCACCGTCCGTCAAACCTCCGGGCTCCCCCAACACTCTGTTCCTCGGCGGCGCAG GGGTGAGGGGGCTGGAGATTCAGGGGAACTTCGTGAAGTTCACGGCGATCGGAGTGTACTTGGAGGAAAACGCCGTGCCTCTGCTCGCCGTTAAGTGGAAGGGTAAGACGGCCGAGGAGTTGACGGAGTCCGTTGAGTTCTTCAGGGACATTGTTACAG GTCCGTTTGAGAAATTCATTCAAGTGACAACAATACTGCCACTGACAGGCCAGCAATACTCTGACAAAGTTTCGGAGAATTGCGTTGCCTTTTGGAAGTCAATCGGAATTTACACTGATGCAGAAGGCAAAGCCATTGAAAAGTTCCTTGAGGTCTTCAAAGATCAAAACTTCCCACCCGGCGCCTCCATTCTTTTCACGCAATCTCCCAAAGGATCACTAACG ATTAGCTTCTCTAGAGATGCATCCGTACCTGAAGCTGCAAACACGGTGATAgaaaacaaactactttccgaGGCAGTTCTAGAGTCGATCGTTGGAAAGCACGGTGTTTCCCCTGCAGCAAAGCAAAGTTTGGCCGAAAGGTTATCCAAATTGTTGAACGGGTGTAATGAATCTAAAGATGCCAAAGCCGGAAATGAGAAAGATTGTCAAATAGCTCCACCACCGTCGCTCGCCGGACTTCAGGTCGAAACGACTGCGTTTCCACCGTCCGTCAAACCTCCGGGCTCCTCCAACACTCTGTTCCTCGGCGGCGCAG GGGTGAGGGGGCTGGAGATTCAGGGGAACTTCGTGAAGTTCACGGCAATCGGAGTGTACTTGGAGGATAACGCCGTGCCTCAGCTCGCCGTTAAGTGGAAGGGTAAGACAGCCGAGGAGTTGATGGAGTCCGTTGAGTTCTTCAGGGACATCGTTACAG TGTAG
- the LOC103433655 gene encoding chalcone--flavanone isomerase isoform X2: protein MAPTPSLAGLQVETTAFPPSVKPPGSPNTLFLGGAGVRGLEIQGNFVKFTAIGVYLEENAVPLLAVKWKGKTAEELTESVEFFRDIVTGPFEKFIQVTTILPLTGQQYSDKVSENCVAFWKSIGIYTDAEGKAIEKFLEVFKDQNFPPGASILFTQSPKGSLTISFSRDASVPEAANTVIENKLLSEAVLESIVGKHGVSPAAKQSLAERLSKLLNGCNESKDAKAGNEKDCQIAPPPSLAGLQVETTAFPPSVKPPGSSNTLFLGGAGVRGLEIQGNFVKFTAIGVYLEDNAVPQLAVKWKGKTAEELMESVEFFRDIVTGPFEKFIQVTTILPLTGQQYSDKVSENCVVFWKSVGIYTDAEGKAIEKFLEVFKDQNFPPGASILFTQSPKGSLTISFSRDASVPEAANTVIENKLLSEAVLESIVGKHGVSPAAKQSLAARLSELLNGCKESYRAEAGNEKVEA from the exons ATGGCTCCAACGCCATCGCTCGCCGGACTCCAGGTCGAGACGACTGCGTTTCCACCGTCCGTCAAACCTCCGGGCTCCCCCAACACTCTGTTCCTCGGCGGCGCAG GGGTGAGGGGGCTGGAGATTCAGGGGAACTTCGTGAAGTTCACGGCGATCGGAGTGTACTTGGAGGAAAACGCCGTGCCTCTGCTCGCCGTTAAGTGGAAGGGTAAGACGGCCGAGGAGTTGACGGAGTCCGTTGAGTTCTTCAGGGACATTGTTACAG GTCCGTTTGAGAAATTCATTCAAGTGACAACAATACTGCCACTGACAGGCCAGCAATACTCTGACAAAGTTTCGGAGAATTGCGTTGCCTTTTGGAAGTCAATCGGAATTTACACTGATGCAGAAGGCAAAGCCATTGAAAAGTTCCTTGAGGTCTTCAAAGATCAAAACTTCCCACCCGGCGCCTCCATTCTTTTCACGCAATCTCCCAAAGGATCACTAACG ATTAGCTTCTCTAGAGATGCATCCGTACCTGAAGCTGCAAACACGGTGATAgaaaacaaactactttccgaGGCAGTTCTAGAGTCGATCGTTGGAAAGCACGGTGTTTCCCCTGCAGCAAAGCAAAGTTTGGCCGAAAGGTTATCCAAATTGTTGAACGGGTGTAATGAATCTAAAGATGCCAAAGCCGGAAATGAGAAAGATTGTCAAATAGCTCCACCACCGTCGCTCGCCGGACTTCAGGTCGAAACGACTGCGTTTCCACCGTCCGTCAAACCTCCGGGCTCCTCCAACACTCTGTTCCTCGGCGGCGCAG GGGTGAGGGGGCTGGAGATTCAGGGGAACTTCGTGAAGTTCACGGCAATCGGAGTGTACTTGGAGGATAACGCCGTGCCTCAGCTCGCCGTTAAGTGGAAGGGTAAGACAGCCGAGGAGTTGATGGAGTCCGTTGAGTTCTTCAGGGACATCGTTACAG GTCCGTTTGAGAAATTCATTCAAGTGACAACGATATTGCCACTGACAGGCCAGCAATACTCTGACAAAGTTTCGGAGAATTGCGTTGTCTTTTGGAAGTCAGTCGGAATTTACACTGATGCAGAAGGCAAAGCCATTGAAAAGTTCCTTGAGGTCTTCAAAGATCAAAATTTCCCACCCGGTGCTTCCATTCTTTTCACACAATCTCCCAAAGGATCACTAACG ATTAGCTTCTCTAGAGATGCATCTGTACCTGAAGCTGCAAACACGGTGATAgaaaacaaactactttccgaGGCAGTTCTAGAGTCGATCGTTGGAAAGCACGGTGTTTCTCCTGCAGCAAAGCAAAGTTTGGCCGCGAGGTTATCTGAATTGTTGAATGGGTGCAAGGAATCTTATCGTGCTGAAGCCGGAAATGAAAAAGTGGAGGCATGA